The window CTTCTTTCCTCGCCTTTGCACATGATCTTCATTCCTCTTCTCTAGAGCCGCAATCTATTTGGACACCACAGATGAGCAGATTATTAACTCCACCTTCGGCTGCTGGAAAAGTGTTTGTCTACCTCACTAACGAAGTCGGCCTCGTCCTCAACTCCAATGGGGATCTTCAGTCCGCTGACAGCATTAAAGAGCTCGTACGGGTTCATGGCCTCGGCCACGTCCTTCTTCTGGAAGAACTGTGGACAAACAGTCATTTACATCTACACACAGAAGAACGCCCACATCCACGGCCCTGGAGACTGAAGCAGCTGTTACCGTGGAAACATTCTTGCAATCCCTGAAGAGGAACTCCAAACCGTGAGGATGAGTGGGCTCCACAGACTGACTGACATCGATCAACCAGACCTGCAACAGAAGCCATCATCTGATCAGTGATCGACTGGGATCGAAGTttgtctccccctggtggccgcaGCGGCAACTCCACACCTGAGTCACACTAATATCGGTTCATTTAGCAATCAAGACGATGGATTCTAATCAATTTAAAGTCAAGATTCATGAGTAAATTGttcaatattttcaaatttataTTCTGTAAAGTTTTGGGGTTGAATTAAAATTCAGAAGAAACTTGTTGAccaagaaaaatgaaatattcattctAATTACTCAAGCCAACAATGTTCAATAATAATGTAGTAAATTCTAAAAGTGTTTCTTCTGTAACACAGTAGCAACAGGAATAACATGATTCACTCGTGGAAATGAGTCAAAGGAGTTTTGTACCTTTCCTTCAAACCACAGCATGTTGTATTCGCTCAGGTCAGCGTGAACGAGGTTACACTCCTGATACAACGTCTGCATCATCTGGACGGGGaggggcagaggtcagaggtcgtctGGATTCACGGTCACGTGACCTCCTGAAGTGGTTCTGGCTGCTGCACCTACCTGGAGAACCTGGTAAAAGgcgttcttcatgtcctcacCACTCAACAGGACGTCTTTCAGCTTGGGGGCGGGGACGTGGTCTTTCCCGATGAACGACATCACCAGGATGTGTTTCTTCAGCAGAACCGCCTCCGGACAGGGAATCTGGGCCTTCTTCATCCTTATTTAGCCATCAGCACTTTCATTAATATGCTGAAGGTTCACTCATTCACTCATAGTGCTAAACtggttggtgctgctggttagTTTGAGGACACCAGCAGCCTTTACCTGCACAGGTTGTGCATCTCCTTCTCCGCCCACTCGGATGATCTTGCGTGGGTTCAGTTTGCTGAAGCGATCTCTGAAGCGGTAATCGTCTTTGATGTAGGGATACCGGTTCTTGAACTCGTTCAGGGTCGTCTTGAAGACCTTCAGAACCACCTCGTCTGGAACcggctgctcctccaggctaacacacacacacacacacacacacacacacacacacacacagtgcttcTTTGAGTAACAGAATCCTTTCTAATATAAAGTTTTCTTTAATGAACACAGTGCGTCTGTGGCGAGCGCTGGCTCCAcccacctccctccatctgcGTGGAAGATCACCGATTCTTTTCCGGTACTGATGCAGCCGTTGATCTTCTCCAGCACGCCGGCATTCACCATCTTGTACATCAGCAGGCGAGTGCGAGAGTCCACTGCTTGTTCCTGAGGAGCAGTTCAGTCAACGAGAAGCCACAGAAAAGGAGCCAGAGCTACAGCaggggtgtgcgtgtgcgtgtgcgtgtgcgcgtgcacgtgcacgtacaGAGGTGGAGTGCTCCTTCTTCTCGTGCAGTCTGGCGCTGCGCCGCTGCTCACTGTAGCAGTGCTGCTTCAGAGAGTTGAAAACCTGATTGGACAGCTTCAGGTCCATTCCAAACCCGTCGCCCACATGGACCTCTGGAGCAAACTGCAGTGAAAGTACAGGagtgttaccatggcaacagcacgaGTGACGGCTGTTCTGGTCGTAAAGGGGCGTGGTCAGTGCACGTTTTTAAACTGTCAGTGTGTGAAGACGCGTCTGGAACGTACGTTGTCCATCCGAGCCGTGTTCTTGCGGCCGCACGTCACCTCGTCGTGTTTGGTCGTGATGTTCTTGCCTTTACCTGAAAAGCCTCTGCGGGGGGTCGCCTGAGGTTTGTCTGAGGATCACAACACACCAAGCAAAGAGAACTGATTAGACATCATAATattttgtgttgtgtggtgtgtttagAGGAACAGGAACATGAAAGCAGCCCGCGTGATCTTCTGTGTTtcgctccacttcctgttgctgcctCACCGGCTCTGTAGGGGTCGTGTCTGGTGTCCTGCCAGTCCACCTCATCCTCAGAACTCTCACTGTCTTCATAAGGATGAACCATCCGGAAGTTCTCGAAGGAGATGGACAGTGGACCAACTGGACAAAGAGGCGAGCATGAGCCGTGGGGCCCCGGCACCGTTGATGGCTGATATGAGGCGGATCGTCACCATTGAATTTCTTCTCCTCCCGGCGGAGCTGGTCATCAAACTCCCGGTCAAactgcatctgcagcatctgcgcGAGCATCAGGTCGCTGCTCATGTCGCCGACTTCGTCCGACAGCAGCAGATCGGCTGTTGgactgaggagaaaaacagcagatggCAGCGTTTCACCTCTGATAAAAAgtgacatttgtgtttacaaccggaaaaaagaagcaattgATGGACGTGAACAGCTGACAGGTTGTGTTCTTGAACTGTTGACTCGACTGACGGACTGTTGACTGACTCTGGAACTGCTGGACTATCGACCTGTTGGTGAAAGCTGTTATTACTGTCGTAATAATGAGCTCCGCGATGAAGACTCACTCCGCCAGTGAAGGGAAGgggccctcctcttcctccagctgtctgGCCAGCTGTTCACTCATCACATCGTTCAGAGAGCAGGCCGGAGCCACCGCGGTGCAGCCTGGCCCCAGGGGCTCTTAGCAGGGGGCAAAACACAACCACGTGATCTCAGTTAGTGACGTTTGCAGCTGACCACAGGTTAAAatgctcttcatcagtgtccACAGCAGTTTAACTGTCCCACAACACTTCAGATAGGCAACACATTCCTTTAAAGGCTACTTGTTACATAAAACTAGGTAATAAAGTTTAACATGTTTAATGTTCTTTTACAGAGGAGACATGTCGAGACAAGTCtaaacaagccccgcccactgaggCTAATATATAACCAAGAACGAGGGTAAATTAGGTTTATTCTGAATTCAACTATTGTTGCTTCAGTGCCAGTTAAAGTACCCGTAACACGTAAATGAACGTTTGCGAGTGTCGCATAAAACAAAATCACTTTAATTTTCGAAATTTTAAGGAATGTCGAACTTTCAGCGAGGCCATGTTGGATATTAAAGATCagaagctaacattagcaagcTCATAGCAGCCAAAATATCCTGTTAACGGAACAATCCGCGACGAACGAGAAACGGTGTCTAGTTACCTTTGGTGTTTCTGTTGCGAGTCCTATTTGGTTCATAGTTGTGAAAATCAAGAATTGATCCTCGGGAAACGAATATGGTGGAAAAAGCTTATTTGAAAAGTCGACTAACGGCTGAATAGCGGTGAAGGTTCACGCAACGCGTAAGTTGGAATGGGCTttaacacaacaggaagtgcgtCACTGCCCCGCGAGCCAACgaactttcacaataaaatcgTCGTAACATACGTAGCATTAtactgtttctgtttttattgtgtaTATGGAGATCAGCTGGCGAGTATCCGCATCATAAATTCACTTTGTGTCAGATAACGTCACTAATAATGAtacttaaaaagaaagaaaaatcatctCTCGAAATCCAGACGTCAGTCAATGTCCATCAGGACTCGTGAAGCGCTTAACCGGAAATAACGAAAAATGTCAATTCTCTTTCAAAATAATGGTTTGGTATTAGCATCAACAATAAAAATCATATGTTATGTCAGGCATATTAAATCTTTTGCTCTGGGATCATTTACTCTCGTGACCTTTTACACGGTTAAAACTTTGGTGACAGTTCAGTCACGATCCTTTACATTCATCTGCATAAATCTATTAAATTAGGTTTCTTGAGATGCGGTTACCGGAAGTTATTCCGTTTATTTTATAACCTTGACGTATTGAGGAACGTCCTGACGTTTTTTACGGGCACAAAGTGATGCTGCGGCTCCGTCCTGCTCACTCAGGATGCTCACACGGGTTTACAAGGACACACTCTAATCATCTTCACACACGTGTCAATACATTTTATTCGTTTGATGTCATTTTGACCGTTTGCGCCTCCTTTTCGTCGTTGTTCTTCGCGAGATTGTAATGGCCATCACCGCCACCGTCCCCAGCATCAGCACCGCCGCCGGAGGGCCGTGGAACAATCCAAGACAGCCGGGATTCGACCTGCACACGTAGCGGGGTCACCTCACCGTGAGTGATCTTGGGATATTGAACAGAAACGCGCGTCTGTTCATATTATTCATAATATCCTTTTCAAACTTTCCGTCATGAGGTTTGCTGACACACGGACGTGCATACTGCAGATATTAATTTTTACAAGATCATCAATTTTGAATAATTTATTTGAAACAAAAAAGAAGATATGGTGCGTTCGCTTGACCTCCTGATGGTGGGAATTTATCCTTATTCTGGCGGCTCTGCTGACCCATGTGACAGTTAATGAGAGCAGATGGGGATGAGCTGGGGGCTGGGTGATGGGCAGgaggtccacacacacacacacacacacacacacacacacacacacacaaactcacacacacacacacacacacttgtgcgcCACtgatgttttttctctcctgcaggacGTGGAAACTTCCGACCCTGTTGCTTCACTTGACGACCGTTAACCTTTGATCTTCCCGTGCCTCCGAACTCAGAGTCACAGTCTCAGGACAGAacatcgtcttcatcatcgcCAACTGATGGTGAAGACGAAGCAGTAAGTTTAGTGGCGTTGGGGGGAAAAGCAGTGACACGAGAAGAACGTGACACTTTTATCCAGCATCAGAAGCACCAAAGTCTGTTTCCCGACTACCAACAACAATGTAGACGAGATCGTTGCTCCCGTTGGACGACTGTAGAGATCGACCGATCAGCCCCCCGAGGCTGAAGAAACAGGAAACCGGAGGTTCCAGGTGAAGACGTCCACTCACAACGTCTCAAAATCTGGAGGTTGGACACCATGATGACGCACCTGCACGCCGGCCTGAGCGCCGAGACCACGGAGAAAGCTCGAGCGGAGCTGAACGAGAACCCAGAAACTCTCCACCAGGACATCCAACAGGTGCTGGGCGGCGCCCAGGGTTGGGTCCGTCACATCACCGGAGCCTACAGGTTAGAAGGTCGTTATTAAAGATGTTCTGTCTCCGTCTGGTTCTCCTGAGATCCGGGACATGATCGTAACGAGGCCGGATATTGGTTTCCTGAGGACAGATGACGATTTCATCCTCCGCTTCCTGAGAGCCCGAAAGTTCGACCAGGTGGAGACCTTCAGGCTGCTGGCCCAGTACTTCCAGTTCAGACAGCAGAACCTTGACATGTTCCAGAGCTTCAAGGtctggatgaggagctgatgacggtggctgtgtgtgtgtgtgtgtgtgtgtttctgactctgtgtgtgtgtcaggtggaCGATCCGGGCATCAAGCGGGCACTGATGGATGGGTTTCCGGGTGTGTTGGAGAATCCGGACCAACAAGGCAGAAAGATCCTGATTCTCTTTGCTTCTAACTGGGACCAGAGCAGGTAACCCccgacacacgtgcacgcgcacgctcaAAGACGCGCCTCACGCCTCGGGGGCTTCTCGTTCTTCATCAGGAACTCCTTCATAGACATCCTGCGGGCCATCCTGCTCTCCTTGGAGGTTCTGATCGAGAACCCGGAGCTCCAGATCAACGGgttcatcctcatcatcgaCTGGAGCAACTTCTCCTTCAAACAGGCCTCCAAACTCACTCCCAACATGCTCAAGCTGGCCATCGAAGGGCTTCAGGTACCAAAGAACCTCCGATCGGGTCACCGCTGTCGACGGGTCAGAGGATccatgtgtgaaatgtttccCCAGGACAGTTTTCCTGCCCGTTTCGGGGGAATCCACTTCGTCAACCAGCCGTGGTACATTCATGCCATGTACACCATCATCAAGCCTTTCCTCAAAGACAAGACCAGGAAgagggtgaacacacacacacacacacacacacacacacacacacacacacacacacacacactcatttcgtcacctcctcctctcgtgtctctgctcctcctcagatttTTCTCCACGGCAACAATCTGAACTCGCTCCATCAGCTGATCCAGCCCGAGTGTTTGCCCTCGGAGTTCGGCGGGACGCTGCCGCCGTACGACATGGGCATGTGGGCGCGAACGCTGCTGGGCCCCGACTACAGCGACGAGACGGAGTACATGCTGACGTACGACGCCCTGCACGTCCGGGAGAactgtggtggaggtggaggagacatGATGACGAGGTGACCGTCGACTTATCACAGCGGAGCAGGAGGCAGGCGTAGTGATCCGGAGAACAAGTAGTTCCTCATGTTTCCGTCTTTCAGGTCTCAGTCGGTCGTGGAGTCGGGAACGCTgcgacaggcagacagggacACCAGCACGCCGCTACTGGCCCTGGAATGACCACACACGTGCGActgcacatgcacgcgcacacacactgacagcatCACACCCTGAAGTATTAAACGAACTGGAATGTaccaccaacagcagctggGGACCTTTAATCTAAgcttccagcagggggcgccaggCGAGGACTGACGTCACGTTCACAATCAAGTTTAATCTCTAAATCAGAGCTTTTCTCTGACTTTACAGACGGAGCCAAAACACAGTTATATTCACGTGTCCCGCAACATTCTGGTTAGATCCGATGAACGCAGGGAAAAGGAAAGATAATCCTGAAACAAGTGACGTTAAAGTTAAAGCTGTGAATTCAAAATGTAGCTTTGGGATTTTTTGTTATTAATGATCACTTTTAGAATCAGACGTACCTGACGTTCGATGTGACGGtaggagagggaagaaaagaatCATCTCTGCGTCAGGGCTCACAGTTTTCCCACTTTCCCTAATCTAAAGATTGTATATTGATGTTAAATGtatccaggagcagcaggaaatgtCCCACGTGACCAGTTTGATTGGAACGACCTTGGAATTTAAAAGAATGTGTTGAAAAGATTGTTGTAGCAGCTGAAAATCCCACTTTGTTTCAGGTTTTTGCAGCTGATCTGATCTCAACTGTATTTTCTTTAAGTGAATGTATCCGAGTAAACATTTACACAAAATCCAGCCTGTCGTCTCCACTTTACGTTCCCCCGTTAGGTCAGAATATAGACGCCTATATAACTACTGACAAACGACAAACACACTTTCGATTagtggttttggttttttatataaatataaaacatttttcaaCAGTTTTGAGTCATTATCGTGCAAAAGGTTTAATAATCAccaggaagaaaatgaagaaagtgGTTTGAAGCTGCTTCTTTTCTAAAGACGACAGAAAAGAGGTGGCAATGCGAACAAATGGATCCAatggaaaacaggcagattaaataaatattGGTCACCTCAGGTAGATTCAACATTCTCCTGTTTTTACTGAAGCCTGATTGTGTCATTTAACATGTTCTCATCAGAAGCAGGTGTTCAGGACGTCCAGGATCGTTCCTGGACACCATCTCTGTCTAAACCAGAGCTTCCTGGGACGTGCTGCTGTTTAGAGGAGCAGTGCACCAAATGTGAAAATCCTGTCATTGTGGAAAACAGATGTTGAACATCTCAGTAGTAGCCTTCATCCTTCAGTCAGTTTGAACTTTACAAATGAACAATCTCAGTCAGCGTGATCCAGAGAAGCATCCAACGTGACGACGGATCGGTTCCTTCCATCATTCACCCCCAGATTAAGAGGGAGCGGACCCGATCCCGCCCGCGCCTCGGTCAGATCGGACTCAGAGCCTGTCGCTGGGACGCCGTCAGCTCCGGATGCCACACGTCCACGATGAAGATGAGACGGTAGCTGTCGGCTTCCTGCCAAACTTCGTGTTCGAAAGAGTCGTCGAAAATCAGAACTTTGCCTTCCTGCCACTCTCTGCAAgggacaccagcagggggcgctttGAAAGAGCGAGACGGCATTCGGAGGGACACGGGACACCGGCGATGAGGGTTACCTGGTCTGGTCGGTGCAGCGGATCCGGCAGCCGTGTTTGGGGATGACGAGGCCGAGGTGCATCCTCAGTCTGCAGTTGGTGGGGCCAGTGTGAGGCCAAACGTGCGTCCCGGGCTGCATGACCGAGAACTTAATCTGGAAAGAGCCAAAAAGAGCCTCAGCCTGGAGGACGGTGGGGAAAGCCTCCAGGAAGGGACCAAACAACCGACCTGTCCTCTCTTACAGCCGGTGGCTTCAGGGAATCTCTCCAACAGGGAACACGTCTTTGGGACGCTCTGACAGGAAGTTGCCAGTTTTTTTCCTGaatgaaaaaaacccccaaaacaaaaagagaGCTGCTGGTTTACTGACTGTCAGGGTTACCTGGCAAAAGCCCCAGCAGCTTAACCCCCCCGTTTAGGGAGGAAGAAGTGGCAGATGACCCAGAAGCGGATTA is drawn from Takifugu flavidus isolate HTHZ2018 chromosome 17, ASM371156v2, whole genome shotgun sequence and contains these coding sequences:
- the LOC130513632 gene encoding clavesin-1-like isoform X2, which translates into the protein MMTHLHAGLSAETTEKARAELNENPETLHQDIQQIRDMIVTRPDIGFLRTDDDFILRFLRARKFDQVDDPGIKRALMDGFPGVLENPDQQGRKILILFASNWDQSRNSFIDILRAILLSLEVLIENPELQINGFILIIDWSNFSFKQASKLTPNMLKLAIEGLQDSFPARFGGIHFVNQPWYIHAMYTIIKPFLKDKTRKRIFLHGNNLNSLHQLIQPECLPSEFGGTLPPYDMGMWARTLLGPDYSDETEYMLTYDALHVRENCGGGGGDMMTRSQSVVESGTLRQADRDTSTPLLALE
- the LOC130513632 gene encoding clavesin-1-like isoform X1 — its product is MMTHLHAGLSAETTEKARAELNENPETLHQDIQQIRDMIVTRPDIGFLRTDDDFILRFLRARKFDQVETFRLLAQYFQFRQQNLDMFQSFKVDDPGIKRALMDGFPGVLENPDQQGRKILILFASNWDQSRNSFIDILRAILLSLEVLIENPELQINGFILIIDWSNFSFKQASKLTPNMLKLAIEGLQDSFPARFGGIHFVNQPWYIHAMYTIIKPFLKDKTRKRIFLHGNNLNSLHQLIQPECLPSEFGGTLPPYDMGMWARTLLGPDYSDETEYMLTYDALHVRENCGGGGGDMMTRSQSVVESGTLRQADRDTSTPLLALE
- the LOC130513630 gene encoding LOW QUALITY PROTEIN: serine/threonine-protein kinase RIO3-like (The sequence of the model RefSeq protein was modified relative to this genomic sequence to represent the inferred CDS: inserted 2 bases in 1 codon; deleted 2 bases in 1 codon); the encoded protein is MNQIGLATETPKSPWGQAAPVAPACSLNDVMSEQLARQLEEEEGPFPSLADPTADLLLSDEVGDMSSDLMLAQMLQMQFDREFDDQLRREEKKFNVGPLSISFENFRMVHPYEDSESSEDEVDWQDTRHDPYRADKPQATPRRGFSGKGKNITTKHDEVTCGRKNTARMDNFAPEVHVGDGFGMDLKLSNQVFNSLKQHCYSEQRRSARLHEKKEHSTSEQAVDSRTRLLMYKMVNAGVLEKINGCISTGKESVIFHADGGSLEEQPVPDEVVLKVFKTTLNEFKNRYPYIKDDYRFRDRFSKLNPRKIIRXWAEKEMHNLCRMKKAQIPCPEAVLLKKHILVMSFIGKDHVPAPKLKDVLLSGEDMKNAFYQVLQMMQTLYQECNLVHADLSEYNMLWFEGKVWLIDVSQSVEPTHPHGLEFLFRDCKNVSTFFQKKDVAEAMNPYELFNAVSGLKIPIGVEDEADFVSEIAALEKRNEDHVQRRGKKTFPVESEDGGPPLKPGVDD